One segment of Cerasicoccus sp. TK19100 DNA contains the following:
- the lepB gene encoding signal peptidase I, which yields MMLSHAHKVVCYRRDVLSEAALADIAKAKSDLEKAFDEKASEKELTKNKDALDKVLKKHGGKVYPVTFGNENVEMVIIAVVLAIGVRTYFFQPFKIPTNSMWPTYAGLNATVYPPSEPRPSLPARAFLGATQNITAAIFGDFNHYITAPNSGELMIPVIVQQTPVGIDGLRAHPWKTQSKEPMLGGKIPVLNKVETITSSYRLAVGGTAISMDLPGDFELEDVILQSWFPDYDWLDYGLTQVFINYKNQGKITRDAKDYGVFWIHTGIMLNEGDTILDFNVNSGDMLFVDRFSYNFVRPKVGSPIVFRTDNIPGLRTEAIPGTGQYTVPDERYYIKRLVGVPGDELEVSDNTLIRNGEPIEGAKAFELNAKREEGYPGYRDVAWLADGDTISIPEDFYFAMGDNSPHSSDSRFWGYGKQDWVLTPAESEAGVPVNMVPEDDVIGRATFIFYPFSHRWGPAR from the coding sequence ATGATGCTCAGCCACGCCCACAAGGTCGTGTGCTATCGACGGGACGTGCTAAGCGAAGCCGCGCTGGCCGATATCGCCAAGGCTAAGAGCGACCTCGAAAAGGCATTCGATGAAAAAGCCTCGGAGAAAGAGCTAACCAAGAACAAGGACGCGCTGGACAAGGTGCTCAAGAAGCACGGTGGCAAGGTTTACCCGGTCACTTTTGGTAATGAAAACGTGGAAATGGTGATCATCGCCGTAGTCTTGGCCATTGGCGTGCGCACTTATTTTTTCCAGCCGTTCAAGATCCCCACAAACTCCATGTGGCCGACTTACGCGGGGCTGAACGCCACCGTTTACCCGCCAAGTGAGCCGCGTCCATCGCTACCGGCACGCGCCTTTCTAGGCGCTACTCAGAACATAACGGCGGCGATTTTTGGCGATTTCAACCACTATATCACCGCGCCTAACAGCGGAGAGTTGATGATCCCCGTTATCGTCCAGCAAACACCGGTGGGTATTGACGGCTTGCGCGCGCATCCATGGAAAACCCAGAGCAAGGAGCCCATGCTTGGCGGCAAAATCCCCGTTCTGAATAAGGTCGAGACGATTACCAGCAGCTACCGGTTGGCGGTTGGCGGAACCGCCATTTCGATGGATTTACCGGGAGATTTCGAGCTGGAAGACGTGATCCTTCAAAGTTGGTTCCCCGATTATGATTGGCTGGATTACGGACTCACGCAGGTCTTCATTAACTACAAGAACCAGGGCAAAATCACCCGAGATGCGAAGGATTATGGCGTTTTTTGGATCCATACTGGGATCATGCTGAATGAGGGCGACACGATACTGGATTTCAACGTGAACAGCGGTGATATGCTGTTTGTTGACCGATTTAGCTACAATTTCGTCCGCCCGAAAGTGGGTTCGCCAATCGTATTTCGTACGGACAACATTCCTGGTTTGCGCACAGAGGCCATACCGGGCACCGGACAATATACGGTTCCGGACGAGCGTTATTACATCAAGCGCCTGGTCGGCGTGCCTGGCGACGAGCTAGAGGTATCCGACAATACCTTGATTCGTAACGGAGAGCCAATCGAGGGTGCTAAGGCATTTGAGCTCAATGCCAAGCGCGAGGAAGGCTATCCAGGGTATCGCGATGTTGCGTGGCTGGCCGATGGAGACACCATTAGCATTCCCGAGGATTTCTATTTTGCGATGGGCGATAATTCGCCACACAGCTCGGACAGTCGATTCTGGGGCTATGGCAAGCAAGACTGGGTGCTCACGCCAGCGGAGTCCGAAGCTGGCGTTCCTGTCAACATGGTGCCAGAAGACGATGTCATTGGACGCGCCACATTCATCTTTTATCCGTTTTCCCATCGCTGGGGACCCGCGAGATAA
- a CDS encoding AlbA family DNA-binding domain-containing protein: MAHALTEQELLKFSTGELDSLEFKSSRIFRADMKPGEVNQSLETVAKAVSAMANSGGGRIIIGASDETEPGQVVIDGGVPWAFKGATIKEWLTNVIPPLVDPELHGLNVFPVTPAEVGSEIGEGRAVIVIEIPDSEDAPHQARDNRYYIRVGAKSKPIGNRIVMDIANRRKHPRIKMMLRRTTEALEICLLNDSKIAASDIAIQLVFTSMKSKGLSHGPMPFSTLTWALNSCHTVEIFNDANKDVLNQRPLDNYRPLLPNRQMHKTIPVEWDEDVSSSSTCEWEISADSAATRSGIIMMGDISKLGTWL, encoded by the coding sequence ATGGCGCACGCACTCACTGAGCAAGAGCTGCTGAAATTCAGCACGGGGGAACTCGATTCACTGGAGTTTAAAAGCTCTCGGATTTTCAGGGCAGATATGAAGCCCGGCGAAGTCAACCAGAGCCTGGAAACCGTCGCCAAGGCAGTCTCAGCAATGGCCAATAGCGGCGGAGGCCGCATCATTATTGGCGCCAGTGATGAAACCGAGCCCGGCCAAGTTGTGATCGATGGCGGCGTCCCTTGGGCTTTCAAGGGCGCTACGATCAAAGAGTGGCTAACCAACGTCATTCCGCCCTTGGTCGACCCCGAGCTGCACGGCCTGAATGTGTTCCCAGTGACGCCAGCGGAAGTCGGCAGCGAAATTGGCGAGGGCAGGGCGGTTATCGTAATCGAAATCCCCGACAGCGAAGACGCCCCACATCAAGCCCGCGACAACCGGTATTATATACGCGTTGGCGCCAAGTCCAAGCCCATCGGCAACCGCATCGTCATGGACATTGCCAACCGGCGTAAGCATCCACGAATAAAAATGATGCTCCGAAGGACTACTGAGGCACTTGAAATTTGTTTACTCAATGACAGCAAAATTGCCGCAAGCGACATCGCTATCCAGCTCGTTTTCACATCCATGAAATCGAAGGGTCTATCTCATGGGCCTATGCCATTCTCAACCTTGACTTGGGCTCTGAATTCATGTCACACAGTTGAAATATTCAATGATGCCAATAAAGATGTCTTAAATCAAAGGCCTCTCGACAACTATCGTCCGCTGCTGCCTAATCGCCAAATGCACAAAACAATCCCAGTGGAATGGGATGAAGATGTATCAAGCAGCTCAACCTGCGAGTGGGAAATTTCAGCAGATAGCGCAGCAACTAGAAGCGGAATAATTATGATGGGTGACATATCAAAGCTTGGCACTTGGCTATGA
- a CDS encoding zonular occludens toxin domain-containing protein, with translation MKDCIFRVYSGTLGSYKSYHAVREALNVFRAGGIVFTNIPLKWDRITMYFEDEEGLKLDDRQYVHIPHGEAGKFTKHLSKGTRQRPNRLIIDEAGIHHNSKDLKQSDRAVFEMIVHARKMHIDTTFIAHDFQHINKQVRDCAQSVFTFRDLQKLKWWGIELPFPYYCYGEFDARNAKLQYDKQFLRKDKRIYTFYQSHDIQAEIAEAIADSPDDIEVVRRELPPKKPNPLIVWGKRAAFTVAVSYATIAFAGGHEQPAEQPKEAPAVKPPQTSQIALDSVVGSDPEQEKETIPTFQTMGVMGMVTGRTAHQIPARHDFCRYSSMRVVLDDGRIITELDPRLTIRMHDRKVMFDGVVYQQSSGLELAPKNDISPPPVAKSILF, from the coding sequence ATGAAAGATTGCATATTTAGAGTGTATTCGGGCACGCTCGGCAGCTACAAGAGCTACCACGCAGTGAGAGAGGCTCTTAACGTCTTTAGGGCCGGTGGCATCGTGTTTACCAATATCCCGCTTAAGTGGGACCGCATCACGATGTATTTCGAGGATGAAGAAGGCCTTAAGCTCGACGACCGCCAATACGTTCATATCCCACACGGTGAGGCCGGAAAATTCACGAAACACCTTTCCAAGGGCACTCGCCAAAGGCCAAACCGGCTCATCATTGACGAGGCCGGCATTCATCATAATAGCAAGGACCTGAAACAGTCAGATCGGGCCGTCTTCGAAATGATTGTGCATGCTCGAAAGATGCACATCGACACGACGTTTATTGCCCATGATTTCCAGCACATCAACAAGCAGGTTCGTGATTGTGCTCAAAGTGTCTTTACGTTCCGAGACCTTCAAAAGCTCAAGTGGTGGGGAATCGAATTGCCGTTCCCGTATTACTGTTACGGCGAGTTCGACGCACGAAACGCCAAGCTCCAATACGACAAGCAATTCCTGCGCAAAGATAAGCGCATTTACACCTTCTACCAGTCTCACGACATTCAGGCCGAGATTGCCGAAGCCATCGCCGATAGTCCCGACGACATCGAGGTTGTGAGGCGAGAGCTTCCACCCAAAAAGCCAAACCCCCTCATCGTCTGGGGCAAGCGAGCCGCCTTCACGGTAGCCGTTTCATATGCTACAATCGCTTTTGCCGGTGGACATGAACAGCCAGCAGAGCAGCCAAAAGAAGCCCCCGCAGTTAAGCCTCCTCAAACGTCACAAATCGCGTTAGATAGTGTAGTTGGTTCGGATCCGGAACAAGAAAAAGAGACAATCCCCACATTTCAAACCATGGGAGTGATGGGCATGGTTACCGGCAGGACTGCCCACCAGATTCCAGCACGACACGATTTCTGCCGTTACTCGTCAATGAGGGTCGTCCTGGACGATGGCCGCATCATTACCGAACTGGACCCACGCTTAACTATCCGCATGCACGACCGCAAAGTCATGTTCGACGGCGTCGTTTACCAGCAGTCAAGTGGACTAGAACTAGCGCCAAAAAACGACATTAGTCCACCTCCAGTTGCCAAAAGCATCCTGTTTTAA
- a CDS encoding tape measure protein, with protein sequence MTAKDKYEILIQVKKRLEGMDETLRALDEGRKKADSLGRSLRDGFAVGLGNFAVQQISRMPHLIGNMTRALVDAKLEMDALEAPFDYVFGPRAQAEMEKMRAKADHYGQSLQTVAAGYGRIQAGAAKSNLTQQETEYLFDGLLAASTALSLSADRTEGALTAVEQIISKNTVSAEELKQQLGERLWGAFNLAAEAMDLTTEQLSKLLETGKLGAEEFLPRLARALHETFDPLVAERAGKLQGQLNRLNNEWFELKLSLGDTGFIDNLTDGIGELIEQMKDPEFQNGVIMIADGLKTASEAAIKLVSELPTIARTAAVALESYRNVWGQLTAPINGPEAPISYQRALDDALAKYGPMANESGTGLLSSEDLGIAPVSDIVGSADPRRRIAADALKFNSSMLGYWGTRTGQASALRSRVGDDPLTPLVRKQEELVALLEREIELREISQGFREAMINSPEVDDDTRIKLIEQFNEEGLNLAELENMLARLDSFGDAFQSSFNDWINGFGTTGEQVAGILTGTLQSAIDSVATSVDGLIQGTMTWGDAFQNVGSQIVSTLVQLVVQFIAQQMIMLAMRAIFGKSMMATAAVEAASLSAIWATPATLASIASYGGAAAIAPASIALALGTTQSVSAGFGVGAAGVIGGGIPGFAEGGLITGPGGPKDDAILARLSNMEFVMPADKTRAYLPILEQMRAGRFPGFAEGGLVGGSPSTGSGGATEIIIVGSMADALEAAADRSGFVTIRQADALIRKRM encoded by the coding sequence ATGACCGCTAAAGATAAATACGAGATACTGATCCAAGTAAAGAAACGCCTGGAAGGCATGGATGAGACCCTACGCGCCCTGGATGAAGGGCGCAAGAAGGCCGACAGTCTTGGCCGTTCGCTACGTGATGGTTTCGCTGTTGGCCTGGGTAATTTCGCGGTTCAGCAGATCAGCCGCATGCCGCACTTGATTGGAAACATGACTCGCGCTCTAGTTGACGCTAAGCTGGAGATGGATGCGCTCGAAGCTCCATTTGACTACGTTTTTGGCCCCCGCGCTCAAGCCGAGATGGAGAAAATGCGCGCCAAGGCCGATCATTATGGCCAATCCCTGCAAACCGTTGCAGCGGGCTATGGTCGCATTCAGGCAGGCGCGGCCAAGAGTAACCTTACGCAGCAAGAGACAGAGTATTTATTCGACGGGCTCCTGGCGGCGTCGACTGCCCTTTCCTTGAGCGCAGATCGCACGGAAGGCGCTCTAACTGCCGTTGAGCAGATAATCTCCAAAAATACCGTTTCCGCTGAAGAGCTAAAGCAGCAGCTCGGCGAACGCTTGTGGGGTGCCTTCAATTTGGCTGCTGAGGCGATGGACCTTACGACCGAACAGTTGAGCAAGCTCTTGGAGACCGGCAAGCTCGGCGCAGAAGAGTTTTTACCCCGCTTGGCCAGGGCACTGCATGAGACTTTCGATCCGTTGGTTGCGGAGCGCGCAGGCAAACTGCAAGGCCAACTTAATCGCCTGAATAATGAATGGTTCGAGCTAAAGCTAAGCCTGGGCGATACAGGATTCATCGACAACCTGACCGATGGTATCGGAGAGCTGATCGAACAAATGAAAGACCCGGAATTTCAAAATGGTGTCATCATGATTGCCGACGGTCTTAAGACCGCATCCGAGGCCGCCATCAAGCTTGTTTCCGAACTCCCAACGATTGCCCGCACTGCCGCTGTTGCCTTGGAGAGCTACCGAAATGTCTGGGGTCAATTGACTGCCCCGATTAACGGCCCCGAGGCTCCAATATCATACCAGCGCGCCCTCGATGATGCACTGGCCAAGTATGGGCCTATGGCAAATGAATCAGGGACCGGCCTACTTTCCTCTGAAGACTTGGGTATTGCGCCAGTTAGTGACATCGTGGGGAGCGCTGACCCTCGCCGCCGCATAGCAGCCGATGCGCTGAAGTTCAACTCTTCAATGCTTGGATACTGGGGCACACGCACCGGGCAAGCATCGGCGCTCCGCTCGCGTGTTGGCGACGATCCATTGACTCCACTTGTTCGTAAGCAGGAGGAATTGGTCGCCCTACTGGAGCGCGAAATTGAATTACGTGAGATCAGCCAAGGCTTTCGCGAGGCAATGATCAACAGCCCGGAAGTTGATGACGATACGCGCATTAAACTCATTGAGCAATTTAACGAGGAAGGCCTCAACCTTGCCGAGCTGGAAAACATGCTGGCCCGGCTTGATAGCTTTGGCGATGCATTCCAATCATCCTTTAACGACTGGATCAACGGCTTTGGCACTACTGGTGAGCAAGTCGCAGGCATACTGACTGGCACCCTGCAGAGCGCCATAGATAGCGTGGCTACTTCGGTCGACGGCTTGATCCAAGGAACAATGACCTGGGGCGACGCCTTCCAAAACGTTGGTAGCCAAATCGTCAGCACCCTTGTTCAACTGGTGGTTCAGTTCATTGCCCAACAGATGATCATGCTGGCAATGCGGGCGATTTTTGGGAAATCCATGATGGCGACCGCTGCCGTAGAAGCCGCTAGCCTTTCTGCCATTTGGGCAACTCCCGCCACGCTTGCATCTATCGCCAGTTACGGCGGTGCAGCCGCTATCGCTCCCGCATCCATTGCGCTGGCTCTTGGCACCACACAATCGGTATCCGCTGGCTTCGGCGTCGGCGCGGCTGGCGTTATCGGCGGCGGGATTCCGGGCTTTGCTGAAGGTGGCCTGATTACTGGCCCTGGAGGCCCCAAAGATGACGCCATCCTCGCCCGATTGTCTAACATGGAGTTCGTGATGCCCGCCGACAAGACCCGCGCTTATTTGCCCATACTGGAGCAGATGCGCGCTGGTCGCTTCCCTGGCTTTGCTGAAGGGGGCTTGGTTGGTGGATCACCATCCACGGGTTCAGGCGGCGCGACAGAGATCATCATTGTTGGCAGCATGGCCGACGCCCTGGAAGCCGCCGCCGACCGGAGTGGTTTCGTCACCATTCGCCAAGCTGACGCCTTAATCCGAAAGCGCATGTAG
- a CDS encoding DUF2513 domain-containing protein, giving the protein MRRDWNTVRDILLVLGEGKATYPFLPDELFAKHGANELNRHVYIMWQEGYLLVDEVAMEKNLNQYAHFTEKPVSKNVFDLTWRGHELLALIRDDIIWYGIIESLGKFECSIPVLEELAKRAIIQKVDQSEHH; this is encoded by the coding sequence ATGAGGCGTGATTGGAATACCGTTCGTGACATTCTATTGGTTTTAGGCGAAGGAAAAGCCACTTATCCTTTTCTACCTGATGAATTGTTTGCGAAACACGGGGCTAACGAATTAAATAGGCATGTATATATTATGTGGCAGGAGGGTTATTTGTTGGTCGATGAGGTAGCAATGGAAAAGAACCTCAACCAATATGCCCACTTTACAGAAAAGCCGGTTAGTAAAAACGTATTCGACCTAACCTGGCGTGGACATGAGCTATTGGCTCTTATCCGTGATGACATAATTTGGTATGGCATTATTGAATCACTGGGCAAATTTGAATGCTCCATCCCTGTTCTTGAAGAACTAGCCAAAAGGGCGATCATTCAAAAGGTCGACCAGAGCGAGCATCATTAG
- a CDS encoding AlbA family DNA-binding domain-containing protein: MIFEVMTEADIDNLTEGESNSLEFKGSRLFERSIDDICKALAKAVSAFANTGGGRLILGVHDGNKTGDRFIDGGIPLDFKRPNTFEWLNNQISALVDPPLQDFSIQVIERKDETSKIEPGRAVIVIDIGDSEQAPHQSTKDLLFYGRLGGKSQPLSHRFIMDIANRRKHPVIDVRIAIDKDDKPPTLRYLVSNVGKIMAHYVIGRLAVPNEFHCLEDTARDMMVESGQVRKGIYFEFKNIAPGRSKVGFVKVVIPFKLPENRLNELCFYWDVSADDAPLLKKKSLFGDLELVT; the protein is encoded by the coding sequence ATGATTTTTGAGGTGATGACAGAAGCCGACATCGACAATTTAACCGAAGGGGAAAGTAACTCCTTAGAGTTCAAGGGTTCACGATTGTTTGAGCGCTCAATTGATGACATTTGCAAGGCATTGGCCAAGGCCGTCTCAGCATTCGCCAACACAGGTGGCGGGCGACTGATACTTGGTGTCCATGATGGCAACAAGACCGGCGACCGTTTCATTGACGGTGGCATCCCATTGGACTTCAAGCGCCCTAACACCTTCGAATGGCTCAATAATCAAATTTCCGCTCTGGTTGACCCGCCACTGCAGGATTTCAGCATCCAGGTAATCGAGCGCAAAGACGAAACCAGCAAAATTGAACCGGGCAGGGCGGTTATTGTCATCGACATCGGAGACAGCGAGCAGGCCCCGCATCAATCTACAAAGGATTTACTGTTCTATGGCCGACTCGGTGGTAAATCGCAGCCGCTCTCTCATCGCTTCATCATGGACATCGCCAACCGGCGAAAGCACCCGGTGATTGACGTCAGGATCGCGATAGATAAAGACGACAAACCGCCGACTTTGAGATATTTGGTTTCAAATGTAGGCAAAATCATGGCGCACTACGTTATAGGCAGACTCGCAGTGCCTAATGAATTTCACTGCCTAGAGGACACAGCCAGGGATATGATGGTCGAAAGTGGGCAAGTTCGTAAGGGGATATATTTTGAATTTAAGAACATTGCACCAGGTCGCAGCAAGGTCGGCTTCGTTAAGGTAGTTATACCATTTAAACTGCCCGAAAATAGACTAAATGAACTTTGCTTTTACTGGGATGTAAGTGCTGATGATGCCCCCTTGTTGAAGAAAAAGAGTCTCTTCGGTGATTTGGAATTGGTAACCTAA
- a CDS encoding ribbon-helix-helix domain-containing protein has translation MGSPLSKNSAYLSVVVPKEVKAKLAELAKDDRRSLSQMVSIILEDFANGKNVSR, from the coding sequence ATGGGTTCACCTCTATCCAAGAATAGCGCTTACTTGAGCGTCGTTGTTCCTAAGGAAGTAAAGGCGAAGTTAGCCGAGCTTGCGAAGGATGACAGGCGATCTCTGTCGCAAATGGTATCCATCATATTGGAGGACTTTGCGAACGGCAAGAACGTAAGCCGTTAG
- a CDS encoding rolling circle replication-associated protein has protein sequence MEKPKIEPMGKNQFRVWYTLNDDRRFLDADSEYKAKLWYHNIKEYGCWYVDGNPSDEIQQAQTEQLEADLAQVYALPDGEPISVERFENANWFTDYGAHLKVKDIRKKGLPTFRDARFITLTTDPDRYPDPQRAYELGKRHLPQFVYLLSQFLGKKIPYCWKLEFHKNGFAHWHIVLIHREFIPFEIINKCWAKGRTDIKRVRNNDWEYLFKYVGKAVDLPDWVLDYEQIRFFQASRGFYTNVQPCASGRSSGEHKKGNEREKLTLGQKIEKWGRTVVIRRPGDRCRMRQVWADSFMSFFVDQGQKFCTEMHHQKASKRSFRGAWQVITSKDEVIWQMLKNHP, from the coding sequence ATGGAAAAGCCAAAGATTGAGCCTATGGGCAAAAATCAATTCCGTGTTTGGTATACTCTCAATGATGATCGCCGTTTCCTAGATGCAGATTCAGAGTATAAAGCTAAGCTCTGGTATCATAATATCAAGGAATACGGTTGCTGGTATGTTGACGGCAATCCATCCGATGAGATTCAACAGGCTCAAACTGAGCAACTAGAGGCTGATTTGGCCCAAGTGTATGCACTTCCCGATGGCGAACCCATCTCGGTTGAGCGATTTGAAAATGCCAACTGGTTTACCGATTACGGGGCGCATCTGAAGGTTAAAGACATCCGCAAAAAGGGACTCCCCACATTCCGCGATGCTCGCTTTATCACGCTAACCACTGATCCAGACCGCTATCCAGACCCGCAACGCGCCTATGAGTTGGGTAAGCGTCACTTACCTCAATTCGTTTATTTACTCTCTCAGTTCTTGGGCAAAAAAATCCCTTACTGTTGGAAACTCGAATTTCACAAAAACGGCTTTGCTCACTGGCACATCGTTTTGATTCACCGTGAGTTCATTCCCTTTGAAATCATCAATAAATGCTGGGCTAAGGGTCGAACTGACATCAAGCGCGTGCGCAATAATGATTGGGAGTATTTATTCAAATACGTAGGCAAAGCCGTAGATCTTCCCGATTGGGTTCTCGATTACGAGCAAATCAGATTTTTCCAAGCCTCTCGGGGCTTCTATACGAATGTGCAACCGTGCGCTTCCGGCCGTTCCTCCGGCGAACATAAAAAGGGCAATGAACGAGAAAAACTCACCCTGGGGCAGAAAATAGAAAAATGGGGGCGCACGGTTGTTATTCGCCGCCCTGGGGATCGCTGCCGCATGCGTCAAGTTTGGGCAGATTCGTTCATGTCATTCTTTGTCGATCAGGGGCAGAAATTTTGCACGGAAATGCATCATCAAAAAGCAAGCAAGCGTTCTTTCCGTGGCGCTTGGCAAGTAATCACATCTAAAGACGAAGTAATATGGCAAATGCTGAAAAACCATCCGTAA
- a CDS encoding zonular occludens toxin domain-containing protein, translating into MIKLLTGKPRNGKGLLAIKIICDALIETDNMIFTNLPIRLTELQDYVIYKGRPDIFVQDRVVELTNDYLNTVIPDYREGKRLDCLRHFFLHRAPNVVLPLWSADEEIDWSDHMKEDWWKPVTFVIDECHKLYPSRDYKKFSPRIEEYFAEHGHMGDSVWLVTQYVEQLDKHCRSFPQEFIVVRNYSKEKHSIFRGPKLFRKYTYLTAPTGSNMDRSVHEQTFTLDKKQAECYHTSRQGGDADKNEKTKGISVYWVIPVGVIILLAVLSVPKLFQWGMDSVLGKTKVEQSDSPSASTNQTPASAQSDQAHSSTSTHQNNAPQTGYYVSMGLIDGEPMVRLESGEIITADDPRLVAIDRYKTVHLSDGTRLFRKPYSPMPASGDRAIAAQPVPDLEKPSDEEMGIGLFGF; encoded by the coding sequence ATGATTAAGCTACTCACCGGAAAGCCACGCAACGGAAAGGGCTTGTTGGCAATTAAGATTATCTGCGACGCATTGATTGAAACAGATAATATGATTTTCACGAATCTGCCGATTCGCTTAACGGAATTGCAGGACTACGTAATATATAAAGGCAGACCAGATATTTTTGTCCAAGATCGCGTAGTCGAACTAACAAATGACTACCTAAATACCGTCATTCCAGACTATCGAGAGGGCAAGCGATTGGATTGTCTTCGTCATTTCTTTCTGCATAGAGCTCCTAACGTTGTTCTGCCGCTTTGGTCTGCCGATGAAGAAATTGATTGGTCCGATCACATGAAAGAAGATTGGTGGAAACCTGTAACCTTCGTCATCGACGAATGTCACAAGCTCTACCCCTCTAGGGACTACAAGAAATTTAGCCCACGAATCGAAGAATACTTCGCCGAGCATGGGCACATGGGTGATTCCGTTTGGTTAGTCACGCAATACGTTGAACAGCTCGACAAGCACTGTCGTTCATTCCCCCAAGAGTTTATCGTAGTTCGTAACTACTCTAAGGAAAAACACTCAATATTCCGTGGCCCTAAGCTTTTCCGTAAATATACTTATCTGACAGCTCCTACCGGTTCAAATATGGATCGTTCTGTTCACGAGCAAACATTCACTCTAGATAAGAAACAAGCCGAATGCTATCATACCTCGCGCCAAGGTGGTGATGCTGATAAAAACGAAAAAACCAAAGGTATTTCCGTCTATTGGGTCATCCCTGTTGGCGTTATCATCCTGCTGGCCGTCCTTTCCGTTCCTAAGCTTTTCCAGTGGGGTATGGATTCCGTTTTAGGCAAGACCAAGGTCGAACAATCTGATTCTCCCTCTGCTTCAACTAATCAAACTCCCGCTTCCGCTCAATCAGATCAAGCCCACTCCTCTACCTCTACGCATCAAAATAATGCCCCTCAAACCGGATATTACGTGTCAATGGGCCTAATCGATGGTGAACCGATGGTCCGTCTTGAATCTGGGGAAATCATCACTGCCGATGATCCTCGTTTGGTCGCCATCGATCGATACAAAACGGTACACTTGTCCGATGGCACGCGCTTATTTCGCAAGCCTTATTCACCCATGCCCGCCTCTGGCGATCGAGCGATTGCAGCTCAACCAGTTCCCGATTTAGAGAAGCCCAGTGATGAAGAAATGGGTATCGGTTTATTCGGCTTTTAG